The nucleotide sequence TCATTCATTGCAGTAATATCATCTAGGATAAAGCCTTCCATATCGACCTCACTGTACTTGTTATTCGTTCCAACTTGAGACGCTTATATTTCTGCGTCTCGATACATTAAGTAACATATGTGGTCTGAGTCTAGCTATGATGTGTTTCTCATTTGTTTCTCTTATATGAAGGTTTTATTAGAAAGTATTCACCATTTCACACTTTGCATTAACGTTTTGTTTAAATATTAACCGCTTGGTATTTTGAATCTGTTGATTTTATAATCCGGAAAGGAAACAGGGATTTTTTAAAAGGAGTTTTGGTGGAAGAGGTTATCTATCTGATGAGTGACCTGCTTTGGGGGGCGATACTTATTTACCTTCTGAGCGGGGTTGGGATCTTTTTCACCGCGAAACTCGGTTTTATCCAGTTCCGGCACTTTTCTCATATGTTTTCTGTGCTGAAGAACAGCAGGAAGGGGGATCAGTCGGGCATCTCTTCTTTTCAGGCCTTATGTACGGGGCTGGCTGCCAGGGTAGGAACCGGAAATATGGCCGGGGTTGCTGTAGCCATTACCACAGGCGGTCCGGGGGCGGTCTTCTGGATGTGGTTTATCGCTATGCTCGGCATGCCAACGGCATTTGCAGAGAGTACCCTGGCTCAGCTATACAAAACGCGGGATGAAAACGGGTGTTACCGTGGCGGTCCTGCCTACTATATTGAAAAAGGTCTGGGTATGCGCTGGCTGGGCATGGTCTTCTCCATGCTGCTTATTGTGGCCTTCGGGCTTATCTTTAATGCCGTGCAGGCAAATTCTATCGCCAGTGCATTGAGTTCTGCCTTTGGCTGGGACAATCTTTATGTTGGCCTTGGCGTAGCCGCACTGTCTGCTGTGGTTATATTCGGCGGGTTGAGACGGATCGCCCGTGTTGCAGAGCTTCTTGTGCCTCTTATGCTGCTTATATATCTGGGCCTTGCTCTGTTTATTGTTTTTGTGAATCTGGAAAAGGTTCCGGCTGTTTTATCTCTGGTGGTTGAAAGTGCGTTCGGATTAACCGAAGCGGCGGCTGGCGGAGTGGGGTATGCGATCTCTCAGGCGATGATAAACGGCTTCAGACGAGGCCTGTTTTCCAATGAAAGCGGAATGGGTGCCGCTCCCAATATTGCGGCTTCTGCCGCTCCCAGCCCGCCACATCCGGCTTCTCAGGGGTATGTGCAGATGCTGGGTGTCTTTATCGATACCATAGTGATATGTACAGCAACG is from Vibrio sp. JC009 and encodes:
- a CDS encoding sodium:alanine symporter family protein, producing the protein MEEVIYLMSDLLWGAILIYLLSGVGIFFTAKLGFIQFRHFSHMFSVLKNSRKGDQSGISSFQALCTGLAARVGTGNMAGVAVAITTGGPGAVFWMWFIAMLGMPTAFAESTLAQLYKTRDENGCYRGGPAYYIEKGLGMRWLGMVFSMLLIVAFGLIFNAVQANSIASALSSAFGWDNLYVGLGVAALSAVVIFGGLRRIARVAELLVPLMLLIYLGLALFIVFVNLEKVPAVLSLVVESAFGLTEAAAGGVGYAISQAMINGFRRGLFSNESGMGAAPNIAASAAPSPPHPASQGYVQMLGVFIDTIVICTATVSIILLSGEYIPHSEITGIQLTQRAVSAQVGDWGSLFVAFAIFFFAFTSIIANYCYAETNILFLGRNRKRGIQVFRLLVLAMVLIGSLGALDVIWALADVSMGLMVIINLVAITLLSGIVIKLARDYNSQLRAGKEPVFNTQEYPELHSQLEKGIWDRK